A window of the Clupea harengus chromosome 8, Ch_v2.0.2, whole genome shotgun sequence genome harbors these coding sequences:
- the auts2a gene encoding autism susceptibility gene 2 protein isoform X8, with amino-acid sequence MFAPPAALPPPPPLTSNTLPAPGHPAAASAYSEQDLLRQELNNRFLASQSADRGASLGPPPYLRTEFHQHQHQHQHQHQHTHQHTHQHTFTPFQHPAIMPTPAPPMVRTSPARNFEKFPTKVDPFYRHSLFHSYPPTVSGIPPVIPPNGPFGSLQGAFQPKTSNPLDVAARPGALPHALLQKDPRLTDPFRPILRQKPGKWCAMHVHIAWQIYHHQQKVKQQMQVDPHKLDFGFKPEFLSRPPGPSLFGAIHHPHDLARPATIFSAAGSTHPSATPFGHPPHHPGNFLTAAPHLGNPQSFSRPPGFGSLGALSTAAFGGLGNPALTPNSMFGHKEAPNAQQPFGGSHEPWNRLHRTPPSFPTPPPWIKPSESERSASVSSHERDRERDREPDKHDSSANKEDKDRDSVEKRHPSHPSPIPVNPLSLLGHNRPPEPQRNHRPPSEPRDKDKDKPKERERDREREREREHPESWKDAGGGLDEHKLKENHHHHGSDKDTAVIHDGRMSEEKPAGRVSTSPYMRPGAIGGLERANGGLSRETLEKKAEVLYGEAQKKSHEVKVKEERKEEPDRGRTPEHPHTHPHTHPHPHPHPPQSQLGPPMPTLHPPSSMSLPMGMASVHPMNSISGLDRTRMVGPFMGISPIPGAERFPYPAFHWDPMRDPYRGLDIHRRDPLARDLLLRNEQLHRLTGPRLYEAERSYRDREPHDFNREAHAAVHAAHAAALSMEQRRDQERHLDERERLHALREDYEHAAAVAAAAARLHPPSVHHLDAHAHAHAHAHLPHHALMAPGLPTMHYPRVSHAAAAAAAAAAAAHQNGILNKTPPTASLSAPPPLISSLGTRPVSPRRTTPLSTDLRDRPPSHTHKDIEAR; translated from the exons aTGTTCGCTCCCCCCGCTGCGCTGCCCCCGCCTCCTCCTCTGACCTCCAACACCCTGCCTGCGCCCGGACACCCCGCGGCCGCCAGCGCCTACTCAG agCAAGACTTGCTGAGGCAGGAGCTGAACAATCGCTTCCTGGCCTCACAGAGCGCCGACCGCGGGGCCTCGCTGGGCCCGCCGCCCTACCTGCGCACCGAGtttcaccagcaccaacaccagcaccagcaccagcaccagcacacacaccagcacacacaccagcacaccttCACCCCGTTCCAGCATCCAGCCATCATGCCCACGCCTGCACCACCCATGGTGCGTACCAGCCCAGCCAGAAAT TTTGAGAAATTCCCGACGAAAGTCGACCCCTTCTACCGGCACAGC CTGTTCCACTCCTACCCTCCGACCGTGTCTGGCATTCCCCCCGTCATCCCCCCCAACGGGCCCTTTGGATCTCTACAGGGGGCCTTCCAGcccaag acGTCCAATCCCCTTgatgtggcagccagacctggGGCCCTTCCGCACGCCCTCCTCCAGAAGGATCCTCgg TTGACGGACCCATTCAGGCCCATTCTCAGG CAGAAACCAGGGAAATGGTGTGCCATGCACGTCCACATCGCCTGGCAGATCTACCACCACCAACAGAAGGTCAAG CAGCAGATGCAGGTTGATCCGCACAAGCTGGACTTTGGGTTCAAGCCGGAGTTCCTGAGTCGACCCCCGGGCCCCAGTCTCTTTGGGGCGATCCATCACCCCCACGACTTGGCCCGTCCCGCAACAATCTTTTCAGCTGCAG gttccaCGCACCCCTCGGCCACACCCTTCGGGCACCCGCCTCATCACCCTGGCAACTTCCTCACGGCGGCGCCCCACCTAGGTAATCCTC AGTCGTTCAGTAGGCCGCCGGGCTTCGGAAGTCTGGGAGCTCTAAGCACAGCTGCCTTCGGAGGCCTGGGGAATCCCGCGCTCA CACCTAACTCCATGTTCGGCCACAAGGAGGCGCCAAATGCACAGCAGCCCTTCGGCGGCAGCCACGAGCCCTGGAACCGCCTCCACCGCACGCCGCCCTCCTTCCCCACGCCCCCGCCCTGGATCAAGCCCAGCGAATCAGAACGCAGCGCCTCCGTGAGCTCGCACGAGCGGGACCGGGAGAGGGATCGCGAGCCTGACAAACATGACTCGTCCGCTAACAAGGAAGATAAGGACAG GGACAGTGTAGAGAAGCGACACCCGAGCCACCCATCACCCATCCCCGTCAACCCCCTCAGCCTGCTGGGTCATAACCGACCGCCAGAGCCCCAGAGGAACCACCGGCCGCCCTCCGAGCCCCGtgacaaggacaaggacaagcCCAAAGAGCGCGAGAGggaccgggagagagagagggagcgcgagCACCCGGAATCCTGGAAGGACGCCGGTGGCGGCCTGGACGAGCACAAGCTCAAGgagaaccaccaccaccacggcaGCGACAAGGACACGGCGGTCATCCACGACGGCCGGATGTCTGAGGAGAAGCCGGCGGGGAGGGTGAGCACGTCGCCCTACATGCGGCCCGGCGCGATCGGGGGCCTGGAGCGGGCCAACGGCGGGCTGAGCCGCGAGACGCTGGAGAAGAAGGCGGAGGTGCTGTACGGGGAGGCGCAGAAGAAGAGCCACgaggtgaaggtgaaggaggAGCGAAAGGAGGAGCCGGACAGAGGCCGGACCCCCGAGCACCCGCACACGCATCCGCACacgcacccgcacccgcacccgcaTCCGCCGCAGTCGCAACTGGGGCCGCCCATGCCCACACTGCACCCGCCCTCCTCCATGTCCCTGCCCATGGGCATGGCCAGCGTGCACCCCATGAACAGCATCAGCGGCCTGGACAGGACTCGCATGGTGGGGCCCTTCATGGGCATCAGCCCCATCCCGGGGGCCGAGCGCTTCCCCTACCCGGCCTTCCACTGGGACCCCATGAGGGACCCGTACCGGGGCCTGGACATCCACCGCAGGGACCCTCTGGCGCGGGACCTGCTGCTCAGGAACGAGCAGCTGCACCGGCTGACGGGGCCGAGGCTGTACGAGGCCGAGAGGTCGTACCGGGACCGCGAGCCGCATGACTTCAACCGGGAGGCGCACGCGGCGGTGCATGCGGCGCACGCGGCAGCGCTGTCGATGGAGCAGCGGCGGGACCAGGAGCGGCACCTGGACGAGCGCGAGCGCCTGCACGCGCTCCGTGAGGACTACGAGCACGCAGCCGCAGTGGCTGCAGCCGCCGCGCGCCTCCACCCCCCTTCCGTTCACCACCTGgacgcccacgcccacgcccatgCCCACGCGCACCTGCCCCACCACGCCCTCATGGCCCCAGGCCTCCCCACCATGCACTACCCGCGGGTTAGCCatgcagccgcagcagcagcagcagccgccgccgccgcccatCAAAACGGAATTCTCAACAAGACCCCGCCCACGGCATCGCTGagcgccccgccccccctcatCTCTTCGCTGGGGACACGCCCTGTCTCTCCTCGACGGACTACCCCCCTGAGCACGGACCTCAGAGACAGaccgccctcacacacacacaaggacatcgAGGCACGATGA